The sequence GCGGGCTGATCACGAGGTACCCGCGGCGGCCGGCCGTCGGCGGCGGTTGCGGGCTGATCACGAGGTACCCGCGGCGGCTACGTGGCGGATCGGCGGCGCCGCGCGGCCGCGGCCGCGCGCTCGTACGGCTGCCGTCCGGGCCGGTGGCGTGGATGCGGCCCGGGGGACGTGGCGCCGGTGCATTTCCCGGCATACCGCCCGGACCGGCCCCTTCCGCGGGCGGGGTGGGCGGGTGTCGATCATCTGTTCGAAAAAGTGGGCGGCGTGCCGCCGCGAAGGTTGTCTTTTTGTCGTAGGCGGGTGTTAGTCTCTGCTGTAGTTAGAACGGATGTTCGAAAGGTGTTCGATCCTCGACGGCATCCGCTCTTCATCCGGGAGCGTGTTTCGCGGCGCGTCTCCCGGCTGCGGCACCCGCGAAGTGCCGCATTACGTGGTCCGGGCATTCGCGGGTTCGGGCCTCGTGACAAGGCAGGCCGCCGCTCGCCGCCTCCGACCCCCGGTGGCGGGCGGCGGACCCGCCGGCAGGTGGCCGGCCGGGTGTGGTGTGGGGAAGCTTCACATCCGGCCGGTCTGCAGCCGGGGCTCCTACTGCCCGTGGAGCCCCGGCACCCGGCCTGCCTTTACGGCCGCCCCGCGGGAGCGGCTTCGGTGTGGCCCGTTGCGCCTTCCTCCGCAGCGGTCCGGTTCGACCAGCACGTCGGATGCGGAACAGGCGAGGAGAAACGACCATGGCGAGCACCACGGCCCACGGCCTGATGCCGGCTCCCGGTCAGGCGCACACGCCCGGCGCGACCGCCCGGGCCGAGGCGCCCACGGTCCCGGCCCACATGCTGCCCCACCGCACTCCCACCCAGCTGTTGGCGATCGCCCGGCAGGGGTTGGCCGAGGCGGCGCACACGACACCCGACGGCCTGCGATATGCGGCGGCCCACCTGGCCGCCCTGCGCGCGGCCGCCGCCCTGCTCGCCGCCCGGGCCCGCCCGGGCGCCCCCGGGCGACGCACCAGAGCGACCAGCGTCTGGTCGCTGCTGGTGATGGTCGCGCCGGAGTTCAGTGACTGGGCCGGCTATTTCGCTCTCGGCGCCGGTAAACGGGCGGCAGCCGAGGCCGGCATCCCCCATGTGGTGAGCGCCCGCGAGGCCGACGACCTGTTGCGCGCGGCCGAGCAGTTCGTCACGGTCGCGGAGTCCTCGCTCGGCCTCTCCTATCAGCCGCCACTGGCAGCCTGACCCCCTCGGCTCGGCCGGCTCCGCGGGGCGGGGGAGGTCCACCGGAAGACCGCGGCGCGGATTCCACCGCGTCCGGTCCCGCCCGGGCCGGAACCCCGGCCCGTGCCGACCGGCCGGAAGTGCGGGCTCGGCGGGGCCCGGAAGTGCGGGCTCGGCGGGGCCCGGAAGTGCGGGCTCGGCGGGGCCCGGAAGCGGCGAGGGGCGGGCGCGGGCCGGGACCGGCGGCACGCGGACTCGGGCCTGGAGCGGGCTGGGGCGCGGCAGGACTTCGGCCGGGGCGCGCTGGCGCGCGGCTCGGGCGCGGGGTGTCACCGCGGTCGGAAGAACACGGGGA is a genomic window of Actinoplanes teichomyceticus ATCC 31121 containing:
- a CDS encoding SAV_6107 family HEPN domain-containing protein, translated to MLPHRTPTQLLAIARQGLAEAAHTTPDGLRYAAAHLAALRAAAALLAARARPGAPGRRTRATSVWSLLVMVAPEFSDWAGYFALGAGKRAAAEAGIPHVVSAREADDLLRAAEQFVTVAESSLGLSYQPPLAA